One Castanea sativa cultivar Marrone di Chiusa Pesio chromosome 4, ASM4071231v1 DNA window includes the following coding sequences:
- the LOC142630622 gene encoding peptidyl-prolyl cis-trans isomerase FKBP17-2, chloroplastic gives MASIFGSPPFMSHPLTKTQFSSSSSQTPPPTPPSPSTPPSQPQSPAPSQQLSTSSSNQQAPVSVNVQQDFKPIKPKPATADSTDWIASTLTRRFGLGAGLAWAAFLAVGVISEQIKTRIEVSQQETNTRNVEKEEEVVLPNGIRYYELRVGGGASPRPGDLVVIDLKGKIEGNGEVFVDTFGGDKKPLALVMGSRPYSRGMCEGIEYVLRSMKAGGKRRVIIPPTLGFGEKGTDLGPGVQIPPFATLEYIIEVEKVSIAPA, from the exons ATGGCTTCCATCTTTGGCTCACCACCATTTATGTCCCACCCACTTACAAAAACTCagttttcttcatcatcatcacaaACACCTCCACCTACTCCTCCATCTCCATCAACTCCACCTTCACAACCTCAATCTCCAGCACCATCTCAACAGCTAAGTACATCTTCATCCAACCAACAAGCACCAGTCTCAGTTAACGTCCAACAAGACTTCAAGCCTATAAAGCCTAAGCCTGCCACTGCTGATAGCACAGACTGGATAGCTTCCACATTGACCAGGCGGTTTGGCCTTGGTGCAGGCCTTGCATGGGCTGCCTTTCTAGCTGTTGGTGTAATCTCTGAACAGATTAAGACCCGAATTGAAGTCTCTCAACAAGAAACAAATACTAG AAATGTTgaaaaggaagaggaagtgGTCTTGCCAAATGGCATAAG GTATTATGAGTTGAGAGTTGGGGGCGGAGCTTCTCCAAGGCCAGGGGACCTGGTTGTAATCGATCTCAAGGGAAAAATAGAAGGCAATGGGGAAGTGTTTGTGGATACATTTGGTGGTGACAAGAAGCCATTGGCTCTGGTAATGGGGTCTAGGCCATATAGTAGGGGAATGTGTGAAGGGATAGAATATGTATTAAGGTCTATGAAGGCTGGGGGTAAAAGAAGAGTGATAATTCCTCCTACTTTGGGGTTTGGGGAGAAGGGAACAGATTTAGGTCCTGGGGTGCAAATTCCCCCATTTGCAACTCTTGAGTATATTATTGAGGTTGAAAAAGTGTCCATTGCACCCGCTTGA
- the LOC142631134 gene encoding putative serine/threonine-protein kinase SIS8 isoform X1 encodes MKNFFKKLHIMSNQSEDAEGSTSSKGNNKPNEGSSPDRILHSRPHHNFEHKPLSGLSGWLNSVANRRSPSPPSSSNERRGEKMEPSDSASTGGLDVPLDAVRRDSGSSNSRDPDIEEEYQIQLALELSAKEDPEAVQIEAVKQISLGSCALDNTPAEVVAYRYWNYNSLSYDDKILDGFYDLYGVMTESATEKMPSLVDLQRTPVSDGVTWEAVLVNRVADANLLKLEQKALEMAVKSRSNSLVILGSDLVRKLAILVADSMGGPVGNPENMLRAWRSLSYNLKATLGSMVLPLGSLKVGLARHRALLFKVLADSVGFPCRLVKGQQYTGSDDVAMNFVKIDDGREYIVDLMADPGTLIPSDAAGSHIDYDESFYSASPFSRDIDSSHMASSSSGVGSSCEEHSDFGIFEKRSRVSNLAALGKESEDRSDFTSSANINRPTKIEEEQKVSSEDFRNPSSVEKVPVREAPGRPNYPYMHARSPSWTEGVSSPAVRRMKVKDVSQYMIDAAKENPQLAQKLHDVLLESGVVAPRNLFTEIYSEQLDVMTAEAKSPTEDREEDKQGFGTQEIKAQDDHGPARFLPPLPPHRVHSKASNSSGQPEHFKPVEGFGINFPLDTAEVTGQLISSQSEVTPVKYTKNVPVAAAAAAAAAVVASSMVVAAAKSSTDSNLELPVAAAATATAAAVVATTAAVSKQYEQGARSDGDADGSSSETRGSGDRQHDASGANSEGERISDRSAGNDSTKSDGAIDEVAECEIPWEEITLGERIGLGSYGEVYRGDWHGTEVAVKRFLDQAISGDSLEEFRSEVRIMKRLRHPNVVLFMGAVTRTPNLSIITEFLPRGSLYRLLHRPNNQLDERRRLRMALDAARGMNYLHNCSPMIVHRDLKSPNLLVDKNWVVKVCDFGLSRMKHSTFLSSRSTAGTAEWMAPEVLRNEPSNEKCDVYSFGVILWELSTMQQPWGGMNPMQVVGAVGFQHRRLDIPDDMDPSIADIIRKCWQTDPKLRPSFTEIMAALKPLQKPITSSQVPRQTALVGSARERPQPSQVAEDPAG; translated from the exons ATGAAGAACTTTTTTAAGAAGCTTCATATCATGTCCAATCAATCAGAAGATGCAGAAGGGTCTACTTCATCAAAGGGAAATAACAAGCCCAATGAAGGGTCATCCCCTGATAGGATTTTGCACTCTAGGCCCCATCATAATTTTGAGCATAAACCTCTCTCAGGGCTTTCAGGTTGGTTGAATTCAGTTGCTAATAGACGCAGCCCCAGTCCTCCATCATCTTCGAATGAGAGAAGAGGAGAGAAAATGGAACCATCTGATTCAGCTAGTACTGGTGGTTTAGATGTCCCTTTGGATGCAGTTAGGCGCGATTCGGGTTCTAGTAACTCGAGGGATCCGGATATAGAGGAAGAGTATCAGATACAATTGGCTTTAGAGTTGAGTGCCAAGGAGGATCCTGAGGCAGTTCAGATCGAGGCTGTAAAGCAGATCAGTTTAGGCTCCTGTGCTCTTGATAATACTCCAGCCGAAGTTGTTGCCTACCGATACTGG AATTACAATTCTCTTAGCTATGATGACAAGATCTTGGATGGTTTCTATGACCTGTACGGAGTTATGACTGAATCAGCCACAGAAAAAATGCCATCCCTTGTTGATCTGCAAAGAACACCAGTGTCAGACGGTGTCACCTGGGAAGCCGTTTTGGTCAATAGGGTTGCTGATGCTAATTTGTTGAAACTTGAACAGAAGGCTCTAGAGATGGCTGTCAAATCAAGGTCCAATTCTCTAGTTATTCTAGGTAGTGATTTGGTGCGAAAGCTTGCTATTTTAGTTGCTGACTCTATGGGTGGACCAGTTGGGAATCCTGAGAACATGTTGAGAGCATGGCGAAGTCTCAGTTACAATTTAAAAGCAACCCTTGGTAGCATGGTTTTGCCGCTTGGTTCTCTGAAAGTTGGATTGGCTCGTCACCGAGCGTTGTTGTTTAAG GTCTTGGCTGATAGTGTGGGTTTCCCATGCCGATTGGTGAAAGGGCAGCAATACACGGGTTCTGATGATGTGGCAATGAACTTTGTAAAGATTGATGATGGAAG GGAGTATATTGTTGATCTAATGGCAGATCCTGGTACACTTATTCCATCTGATGCAGCTGGGTCGCATATAGACTATGACGAATCTTTCTATTCAGCCAGTCCTTTCTCTAGAGATATTGATTCCTCTCATATGGCCTCTTCAAGCAGTGGGGTTGGGAGTTCATGTGAAGAACATTCAGACTTTGGGATATTTGAGAAGAGGTCTAGGGTCAGTAATTTAGCTGCTTTAGGAAAAGAATCTGAGGATAGAAGCGATTTCACTTCTTCTGCAAATATAAACAGGCCAACTAAAATTGAGGAAGAGCAGAAGGTTTCCTCAGAAGATTTTAGAAATCCCTCCAGTGTAGAGAAGGTGCCAGTGCGGGAGGCTCCTGGCCGGCCTAATTATCCTTACATGCATGCAAGATCTCCTTCTTGGACTGAAGGTGTTAGCTCCCCTGCCGTACGTAGAATGAAAGTGAAAGATGTTTCACAGTACATGATTGATGCTGCCAAAGAGAATCCACAATTAGCTCAGAAACTTCACGATGTGCTACTTGAGAGCGGTGTTGTTGCTCCACGAAACTTGTTTACTGAAATTTATTCTGAGCAGTTAGATGTGATGACAGCTGAGGCCAAGTCCCCGACTGAAGATAGGGAAGAAGATAAGCAGGGATTTGGAACTCAAGAAATCAAAGCTCAAGATGATCATGGTCCTGCTCGCTTTTTGCCTCCTCTACCTCCTCACAGAGTGCACTCTAAAGCAAGTAATTCTTCTGGTCAACCAGAGCATTTTAAACCGGTGGAAGGTTTTGGGATTAACTTTCCGCTTGATACAGCAGAAGTAACTGGACAGCTGATCTCATCACAATCTGAAGTGACTCCtgtaaaatatacaaaaaatgtGCCTGTAGCTGCTgctgcagcagcagcagctgctGTTGTAGCATCTTCAATGGTAGTTGCTGCTGCAAAGTCAAGCACTGACTCCAATCTTGAACTTCCTGTAGCAGCTGCTGCCACTGCTACTGCTGCAGCTGTGGTAGCAACAACTGCAGCTGTTAGTAAGCAATACGAGCAGGGTGCAAGAAGTGATGGAGATGCAGATGGTTCCAGTTCTGAGACACGTGGTAGTGGTGACCGGCAGCATGATGCTTCTGGAGCCAATTCAGAGGGCGAGAGAATATCAGATAGATCGGCAGGTAATGATAGTACAAAATCTGATGGTGCGATTGATGAAGTTGCAGAATGTGAGATTCCATGGGAGGAAATCACCTTGGGTGAACGTATCGGACTTG GATCATATGGGGAGGTTTATCGTGGAGACTGGCATGGAACT GAAGTGGCTGTGAAGAGATTTCTAGATCAAGCTATTTCTGGTGACTCACTTGAAGAGTTCAGAAGTGAG GTTCGGATAATGAAAAGACTCAGGCATCCTAATGTTGTTCTATTCATGGGAGCTGTAACACGTACCCCAAATCTTTCAATCATCACTGAATTTCTTCCCAG AGGTAGTTTGTATAGGCTGCTTCATCGGCCCAACAATCAATTAGACGAAAGAAGGCGCTTGAGGATGGCCCTTGATGCT GCTCGGGGAATGAACTATCTGCACAACTGCTCTCCCATGATAGTGCACCGAGATTTGAAGTCCCCAAATCTTCTTGTTGATAAAAATTGGGTTGTGAAG GTGTGCGATTTTGGGTTATCACGAATGAAACATAGCACATTTCTCTCTTCAAGGTCAACTGCAGGGACG GCTGAGTGGATGGCCCCAGAAGTGCTAAGAAATGAACCTTCAAATGAAAA GTGTGACGTTTATAGCTTTGGGGTCATACTATGGGAACTCTCAACGATGCAACAACCGTGGGGGGGAATGAACCCAATGCAAGTTGTTGGTGCAGTTGGATTTCAACATCGGCGTCTTGACATTCCAGATGATATGGATCCTTCCATTGCAGATATTATTCGGAAATGCTGGCAGAC AGATCCCAAATTGAGACCATCGTTTACTGAGATCATGGCTGCTCTGAAGCCGTTGCAGAAGCCCATAACCAGTTCTCAAGTTCCTAGACAAACTGCATTAGTTGGTAGCGCCCGGGAAAGGCCTCAACCATCACAAGTTGCAGAAGATCCAGCCGGCTAG
- the LOC142631134 gene encoding putative serine/threonine-protein kinase SIS8 isoform X2: MTESATEKMPSLVDLQRTPVSDGVTWEAVLVNRVADANLLKLEQKALEMAVKSRSNSLVILGSDLVRKLAILVADSMGGPVGNPENMLRAWRSLSYNLKATLGSMVLPLGSLKVGLARHRALLFKVLADSVGFPCRLVKGQQYTGSDDVAMNFVKIDDGREYIVDLMADPGTLIPSDAAGSHIDYDESFYSASPFSRDIDSSHMASSSSGVGSSCEEHSDFGIFEKRSRVSNLAALGKESEDRSDFTSSANINRPTKIEEEQKVSSEDFRNPSSVEKVPVREAPGRPNYPYMHARSPSWTEGVSSPAVRRMKVKDVSQYMIDAAKENPQLAQKLHDVLLESGVVAPRNLFTEIYSEQLDVMTAEAKSPTEDREEDKQGFGTQEIKAQDDHGPARFLPPLPPHRVHSKASNSSGQPEHFKPVEGFGINFPLDTAEVTGQLISSQSEVTPVKYTKNVPVAAAAAAAAAVVASSMVVAAAKSSTDSNLELPVAAAATATAAAVVATTAAVSKQYEQGARSDGDADGSSSETRGSGDRQHDASGANSEGERISDRSAGNDSTKSDGAIDEVAECEIPWEEITLGERIGLGSYGEVYRGDWHGTEVAVKRFLDQAISGDSLEEFRSEVRIMKRLRHPNVVLFMGAVTRTPNLSIITEFLPRGSLYRLLHRPNNQLDERRRLRMALDAARGMNYLHNCSPMIVHRDLKSPNLLVDKNWVVKVCDFGLSRMKHSTFLSSRSTAGTAEWMAPEVLRNEPSNEKCDVYSFGVILWELSTMQQPWGGMNPMQVVGAVGFQHRRLDIPDDMDPSIADIIRKCWQTDPKLRPSFTEIMAALKPLQKPITSSQVPRQTALVGSARERPQPSQVAEDPAG; this comes from the exons ATGACTGAATCAGCCACAGAAAAAATGCCATCCCTTGTTGATCTGCAAAGAACACCAGTGTCAGACGGTGTCACCTGGGAAGCCGTTTTGGTCAATAGGGTTGCTGATGCTAATTTGTTGAAACTTGAACAGAAGGCTCTAGAGATGGCTGTCAAATCAAGGTCCAATTCTCTAGTTATTCTAGGTAGTGATTTGGTGCGAAAGCTTGCTATTTTAGTTGCTGACTCTATGGGTGGACCAGTTGGGAATCCTGAGAACATGTTGAGAGCATGGCGAAGTCTCAGTTACAATTTAAAAGCAACCCTTGGTAGCATGGTTTTGCCGCTTGGTTCTCTGAAAGTTGGATTGGCTCGTCACCGAGCGTTGTTGTTTAAG GTCTTGGCTGATAGTGTGGGTTTCCCATGCCGATTGGTGAAAGGGCAGCAATACACGGGTTCTGATGATGTGGCAATGAACTTTGTAAAGATTGATGATGGAAG GGAGTATATTGTTGATCTAATGGCAGATCCTGGTACACTTATTCCATCTGATGCAGCTGGGTCGCATATAGACTATGACGAATCTTTCTATTCAGCCAGTCCTTTCTCTAGAGATATTGATTCCTCTCATATGGCCTCTTCAAGCAGTGGGGTTGGGAGTTCATGTGAAGAACATTCAGACTTTGGGATATTTGAGAAGAGGTCTAGGGTCAGTAATTTAGCTGCTTTAGGAAAAGAATCTGAGGATAGAAGCGATTTCACTTCTTCTGCAAATATAAACAGGCCAACTAAAATTGAGGAAGAGCAGAAGGTTTCCTCAGAAGATTTTAGAAATCCCTCCAGTGTAGAGAAGGTGCCAGTGCGGGAGGCTCCTGGCCGGCCTAATTATCCTTACATGCATGCAAGATCTCCTTCTTGGACTGAAGGTGTTAGCTCCCCTGCCGTACGTAGAATGAAAGTGAAAGATGTTTCACAGTACATGATTGATGCTGCCAAAGAGAATCCACAATTAGCTCAGAAACTTCACGATGTGCTACTTGAGAGCGGTGTTGTTGCTCCACGAAACTTGTTTACTGAAATTTATTCTGAGCAGTTAGATGTGATGACAGCTGAGGCCAAGTCCCCGACTGAAGATAGGGAAGAAGATAAGCAGGGATTTGGAACTCAAGAAATCAAAGCTCAAGATGATCATGGTCCTGCTCGCTTTTTGCCTCCTCTACCTCCTCACAGAGTGCACTCTAAAGCAAGTAATTCTTCTGGTCAACCAGAGCATTTTAAACCGGTGGAAGGTTTTGGGATTAACTTTCCGCTTGATACAGCAGAAGTAACTGGACAGCTGATCTCATCACAATCTGAAGTGACTCCtgtaaaatatacaaaaaatgtGCCTGTAGCTGCTgctgcagcagcagcagctgctGTTGTAGCATCTTCAATGGTAGTTGCTGCTGCAAAGTCAAGCACTGACTCCAATCTTGAACTTCCTGTAGCAGCTGCTGCCACTGCTACTGCTGCAGCTGTGGTAGCAACAACTGCAGCTGTTAGTAAGCAATACGAGCAGGGTGCAAGAAGTGATGGAGATGCAGATGGTTCCAGTTCTGAGACACGTGGTAGTGGTGACCGGCAGCATGATGCTTCTGGAGCCAATTCAGAGGGCGAGAGAATATCAGATAGATCGGCAGGTAATGATAGTACAAAATCTGATGGTGCGATTGATGAAGTTGCAGAATGTGAGATTCCATGGGAGGAAATCACCTTGGGTGAACGTATCGGACTTG GATCATATGGGGAGGTTTATCGTGGAGACTGGCATGGAACT GAAGTGGCTGTGAAGAGATTTCTAGATCAAGCTATTTCTGGTGACTCACTTGAAGAGTTCAGAAGTGAG GTTCGGATAATGAAAAGACTCAGGCATCCTAATGTTGTTCTATTCATGGGAGCTGTAACACGTACCCCAAATCTTTCAATCATCACTGAATTTCTTCCCAG AGGTAGTTTGTATAGGCTGCTTCATCGGCCCAACAATCAATTAGACGAAAGAAGGCGCTTGAGGATGGCCCTTGATGCT GCTCGGGGAATGAACTATCTGCACAACTGCTCTCCCATGATAGTGCACCGAGATTTGAAGTCCCCAAATCTTCTTGTTGATAAAAATTGGGTTGTGAAG GTGTGCGATTTTGGGTTATCACGAATGAAACATAGCACATTTCTCTCTTCAAGGTCAACTGCAGGGACG GCTGAGTGGATGGCCCCAGAAGTGCTAAGAAATGAACCTTCAAATGAAAA GTGTGACGTTTATAGCTTTGGGGTCATACTATGGGAACTCTCAACGATGCAACAACCGTGGGGGGGAATGAACCCAATGCAAGTTGTTGGTGCAGTTGGATTTCAACATCGGCGTCTTGACATTCCAGATGATATGGATCCTTCCATTGCAGATATTATTCGGAAATGCTGGCAGAC AGATCCCAAATTGAGACCATCGTTTACTGAGATCATGGCTGCTCTGAAGCCGTTGCAGAAGCCCATAACCAGTTCTCAAGTTCCTAGACAAACTGCATTAGTTGGTAGCGCCCGGGAAAGGCCTCAACCATCACAAGTTGCAGAAGATCCAGCCGGCTAG